Proteins found in one Cyprinus carpio isolate SPL01 chromosome B10, ASM1834038v1, whole genome shotgun sequence genomic segment:
- the LOC109111184 gene encoding olfactory receptor 2AT4-like, with protein MSQANETTASVVTEFFIVGFPGLQPKYYSLIGVLLFIIYIAVITGNSLIVVLFVTERSLHKPMYIIMLSLSLSDIGFCTVALPKVISRYWFNDGYIGFHVCLFQRQLIHYFGTLNSLIMMIMALDRYLAICYPLRYPVLMTNRTMRLLIGFSWVTAMIAPTISLMQTMKLPFCGPNMIAHCFCDGSSINQLACADATLTNLNAYAVAMFVLLVPFSFIIFSYLSILVSVLRIANAQGRLKAFSTCATQLTIITIYYVPRFVVYTTSNIPNAQMDSTQKISLVMFYSLLPPVVNPFIYCIRIKEIRQFFIKWCFYINRISQKSIS; from the coding sequence ATGTCACAGGCAAACGAAACCACAGCTTCTGTTGTAACTGAGTTTTTTATTGTGGGTTTCCCTGGACTCCAGCCCAAATACTACAGCCTGATAGGAGTGCTTTTATTCATCATCTACATCGCTGTAATCACTGGAAACTCTCTCATTGTGGTCCTGTTTGTGACTGAACGCAGCCTCCATAAGCCCATGTATATTATCATGCTGAGTTTGTCCTTGTCTGATATTGGTTTCTGTACAGTTGCTCTGCCAAAAGTCATTTCTCGCTATTGGTTTAATGATGGTTATATTGGCTTCCATGTTTGTCTGTTTCAAAGGCAGCTGATTCACTATTTTGGTACCTTAAACTCTCTTATTATGATGATCATGGCACTTGATCGGTACTTGGCGATCTGTTACCCGCTAAGATACCCTGTTTTAATGACTAACCGTACTATGAGACTTCTAATAGGGTTTTCCTGGGTTACTGCAATGATTGCTCCAACCATTAGCTTAATGCAGACAATGAAGCTGCCATTCTGTGGGCCAAACATGATCGCTCATTGTTTCTGTGATGGTTCATCTATAAACCAGCTGGCCTGTGCTGATGCCACCCTCACAAATCTCAATGCATATGCTGTAGCAATGTTTGTGCTTCTCGTTCCATTCTCTTTCATTATATTTTCCTATTTAAGTATCCTGGTGTCTGTGCTTCGAATAGCAAATGCACAGGGCCGATTGAAAGCCTTTTCTACCTGTGCCACACAGCTGACTATCATTACCATCTATTATGTGCCCCGTTTCGTGGTTTACACCACTTCTAACATCCCAAACGCTCAGATGGACAGCACTCAGAAGATCAGCCTTGTCATGTTCTACAGTCTGCTTCCACCTGTAGTGAACCCCTTCATCTACTGCATCAGGATCAAAGAAATCAGACAGTTCTTTATCAAATGGTGTTTCTACATTAACAGGATTAGTCAAAAGTCAATAAGTTAA